Proteins from one Aspergillus nidulans FGSC A4 chromosome VIII genomic window:
- a CDS encoding uncharacterized protein (transcript_id=CADANIAT00002440) — translation MSFPPRGKGRGSRNRGTEEEYVLFLQGIPPRCRWQELKDLVRQTALHIRQAVVYDDHHGFPTGLGQIIVKEEDEAWRTYHRLSTNGWEGQSLVVTLARTSAPTRPIAGPTKSPTCIIQPSYVTGYSPPPRMAQISAIPPSPVPTEPVVPSSPNYHSADYSAMVNPIYVSHQTYMPVFTDPLYQAVSGVPNSPTIQPSFCDPMVFGLIPPYAMSHQMHPPVIANSFRQSHPGTAPGKGMHSYNAYSSTSPSYPCQNLRRCILIQNLNPTATEHDLLDFLQESVAIEKCEILPPHTTSNSQTTRSRLTARVTLRSAEDAKRVVALYNNTIFMRFRIRVKVDRDAPHTFSYDIAPDQHHSNTAELPTSVFLDGACAINKVMPFRCAYTSTRSGPENLNLTSFTVSVIQWVNHLIIKNPSIS, via the exons ATGTCTTTCCCTCCGCGCGGGAAAGGTCGTGGATCTAGAAATAGGGGTACCGAGGAGGAATACgtgctcttcctccagggG ATCCCACCTCGCTGTCGCTGGCAAGAACTTAAGGACTTGGTCCGACAAACCGCGTTGCACATTCGTCAAGCAGTGGTCTACGATGATCACCATGGATTTCCTACTGGGCTAGGGCAAATCATcgtgaaggaagaggacgaggctTGGAGGACATACC ACAGATTATCCACCAACGGTTGGGAAGGGCAGAGCCTGGTGGTCACCCTTGCGCGAACGAGTGCGCCGACTCGGCCGATTGCAGGGCCTACAAAAAGTCCTACCTGTATTATACAGCCCAGCTATGTCACAGGGTATTCACCGCCGCCAAGAATGGCCCAAATCAGCGCTATACCACCCTCTCCCGTACCTACTGA ACCCGTTGTACCCTCGAGCCCAAACTACCACAGCGCAGATTACAGTGCTATGGTCAACCCAATATATGTTTCTCACCAAACCTACATGCCAGTCTTTACGGACCCGTTATATCAGGCCGTCTCAGGTGTCCCAAACTCGCCTACCATCCAACCCTCTTTCTGCGACCCAATGGTTTTCGGTCTTATCCCTCCGTATGCCATGTCCCACCAGATGCACCCACCCGTCATAGCAAACAGCTTTAGACAGAGTCATCCCGGCACTGCCCCAGGCAAAGGTATGCACAGTTACAACGCTTATAGCAGTACCTCCCCGTCTTACCCATGCCAAAACCTGCGCCGCTGCATCCTTATCCAAAACCTCAATCCAACAGCTACAGAGCATGACCTACTTGACTTCCTGCAGGAAAGCGTTGCTATAGAGAAGTGTGAGATTCTACCGCCACACACCACATCCAATTCCCAGACCACTCGGAGCAGACTCACTGCGCGCGTCACGCTTCGCTCTGCAGAAGATGCCAAACGAGTCGTGGCACTGTACAACAACACCATTTTCATGCGGTTCAGGATCCGAGTCAAGGTTGACAGGGACGCCCCGCACACATTCTCATACGATATTGCTCCCGATCAACATCACTCGAATACAGCTGAGCTGCCTACTTCT GTTTTCCTCGATGGGGCCTGCGCTATAAACAAGGTTATGCCGTTCCGCTGTGCTTATACCAGCACCCGCTCGGGCCCCGAGAACCTGAACTTGACCAGTTTCACCGTATCAGTCATTCAATGGGTCAATCATCTTATCATCAAAAATCCCTCCATAAGCTGA
- a CDS encoding protein bubA (transcript_id=CADANIAT00002441): protein MSSQPPTQAQLNLAALAGSPSPRTMRSLRKIQSHQHLSSRPPLISQVSFDSASAGGEELSKPAQLESPVRLRTHRRARSNSDASSRDPPKLTARRPGRKTGSGIGLKRSLLESLLRDGPQQGNVQEALQELRYLVLSTRVEADGDGMSTYRVYLWLILLDIPPLPTDRYLSLIHRGRSPAYTKIRNDTFRTLATDPLFKRRVTEASLIRLLNAVAWKIHDAKNRNNLKTRSSSRRREMELLINTPPSIAEEEPSADDMTPDSMISSNSSTSAVSPGITNETAIYVQGMNVLCAPFLYAARSEVEAFALFHTFITRECPGYIRGAMDGVHRGLNLVDRCLEIVEPKLAAYLFSKGLQAKLYAFPSVLTLCACTPPLPEVLHLWDFLFAYGPHLNILCIVAQLILMRDTLLKSQNPNKILRSFPPLDAKETIALTVLIVRKIPEPLYAELIDHAK from the exons ATGTCGTCCCAACCACCAACGCAAGCTCAACTGAATCTGGCTGCTCTCGCTGGATCTCCATCACCTCGAACAATGCGAAGCCTGCGGAAGATTCAGTCTCATCAACACCTCtcctctcgacctcctcTGATCTCCCAAGTCTCCTTCGATAGCGCCTCCGCAGGAGGCGAGGAGCTCTCCAAACCGGCTCAGCTAGAATCACCCGTCCGACTACGAACACATCGCCGTGCAAGGTCAAACAGTGATGCGTCGTCTCGTGATCCTCCGAAGCTAACGGCACGGCGACCTGGAAGGAAGACCGGTTCCGGCATTGGGTTGAAGAGATCTCTTCTGGAATCGCTATTGCGGGACGGTCCTCAGCAGGGGAATGTCCAAGAAGCACTCCAGGAGTTGCGGTATTTGGTCCTATCAACGAGAGTAGAAGCGGACGGTGATGGCATG TCAACGTACCGAGTCTATTTATGGCTGATCCTCCTGGACATTCCTCCCCTTCCCACCGATCGCTATCTATCCCTCATTCATCGGGGTCGTTCTCCTGCGTATACGAAAATCCGCAACGATACCTTCCGCACTCTAGCCACAGATCCGCTTTTCAAACGCCGCGTCACGGAAGCCAGTCTCATCCGGTTGCTCAACGCAGTCGCATGGAAGATCCACGATGCGAAAAACAGAAACAACCTCAAGACTCGTTCGTCCTCTCGGAGGCGTGAAATGGAACTCCTCATCAACACCCCGCCGAGcatcgctgaagaagagccGTCTGCGGACGATATGACTCCCGACAGCatgatcagcagcaacagtagCACGTCAGCAGTCAGCCCTGGTATCACCAACGAGACTGCAATATATGTGCAGGGCATGAATGTCCTCTGTGCACCTTTTCTTTACGCGGCCCGTAGCGAAGTTGAGGCCTTCGCACTCTTTCATACTTTCATCACCCGCGAGTGCCCTGGCTACATCCGCGGCGCTATGGATGGTGTTCATAGAggcctcaacctcgtcgaCCGATGCCTGGAGATTGTCGAGCCCAAACTCGCGGCCtacctcttctccaaagGACTACAAGCGAAGCTATACGCATTCCCGTCCGTTCTGACCCTCTGCGCCTGTACACCTCCCTTACCGGAGGTCCTTCATCTTTGGGACTTTCTGTTCGCTTACGGGCCCCACCTGAACATCCTCTGCATCGTGGCACAACTAATCTTGATGAGGGACACCCTCCTCAAAAGCCAAAA TCCAAACAAAATCCTCCGATCGTTCCCGCCCCTTGACGCTAAAGAGACGATCGCCCTGACCGTCCTAATTGTCCGCAAGATCCCCGAACCGCTCTACGCCGAACTGATAGATCATGCTAAATAA
- a CDS encoding putative glycosyl hydrolase (transcript_id=CADANIAT00002442): protein MLYSDSDKLVFRFDDHLLWVEPWSENALRVRATKLAAMPAENWALSSRPQSDRSAIELPSDKNGEATISNGKIKGVVTKRGKLTIYNSKGTKLLEEYARHRRDPTDPKCSALEIEARELRPILGGDFHLTMRFESLDAKEKIFGMGQYQQPGLNLKGSDIELAHRNSQASVPFALSSRGYGFLWNNPAIGRAVLGTNTMSFEAYSTKALDYWVVAGDSPAELEEAYARVTGYVPMMPEYGLGFWQCKLRYWNQEQLLNVAREYKRRQVPLDVIVCDFFHWKHQGEWKFDPEFWPDPDAMVKELQEMNVELMVSIWPTVETASENYPEMLEKGLLIRHDRGLRIAMQCDGDITHFDATNPAARSFVWSKAKSHYYDKGIRIFWLDEAEPEYSIYDFDIYRYHAGSNMQIGNTYPKEYARAFYEGMQTAGQTNIVNLLRCAWAGSQKYGALVWSGDIASSWSSFRNQLSAGLNMGIAGIPWWTTDIGGFHGGNPDDPAFRELFTRWFQWATFCPVMRLHGDREPKPEDQPTAPGADNEIWSYGEEVYEICKRYIFIREKLRPYTRALMKEAHEKGTPVIRTLFYEFPDDKKSWEVDSEYLFGAQYLVAPVLEAGQRRISVYLPAGASWRVWNGDNGGENAVYEGGQDVQVDCPIESMPVFVRI, encoded by the exons ATGCTCTACTCCGACAGTGACAAGCTCGTCTTCCGCTTTGATGACCATCTTCTCTGGGTCGAGCCCTGGAGCGAGAATGCACTCCGCGTCAGGGCCACCAAGCTCGCGGCCATGCCCGCAGAGAACTGGGCTCTTTCATCCAGACCTCAGAGTGACAGATCAGCAATTGAGCTTCCCTCTGACAAGAACGGAGAAGCAACGATCAGCAACGGCAAGATTAAAGGCGTCGTGACCAAACGCGGCAAGCTTACCATTTACAACTCCAAAGGCACCAAGCTGCTAGAAGAGTACGCCCGGCACCGACGCGACCCGACGGACCCGAAATGCAGCGCCTTGGAGATTGAAGCCCGCGAGCTGCGGCCTATTCTCGGCGGCGATTTCCATCTCACCATGCGTTTCGAGTCGCTCGATGCTAAAGAGAAGATCTTCGGGATGGGCCAGTACCAGCAGCCAGGCCTGAATTTGAAAGGGAGTGACATTGAGCTTGCGCATCGAAACTCTCAAGCTAGTGTGCCATTTGCGCTATCATCGCGTGGATATGGGTTTCTGTGGAATAACCCAGCGATTGGGAGGGCAGTGCTGGGGACAAATACGATGAGTTTCGAAGCGTACTCGACCAAGGCATTGGATTACTGGGTTGTTGCAGGTGACTCACCTGCAGAACTTGAGGAGGCGTATGCCCGGGTGACAGGGTATGTGCCGATGATGCCAGAATATGGGCTTGGGTTCTGGCAGTGCAAGCTGCGGTACTGGAACCAGGAACAGTTGTTGAATGTGGCGAGGGAGTACAAGCGGCGGCAGGTTCCTCTTGATGTTATAGTGTGTGATTTCTTTCACTGGAAACATCAGGGCGAGTGGAAGTTTGACCCTGAATTCTGGCCTGATCCAG ATGCCATGGTAAAGGAGCTGCAAGAGATGAACGTCGAACTCATGGTCTCCATCTGGCCAACCGTCGAAACAGCTTCAGAGAACTACCCTGAGATGCTTGAGAAAGGCCTCCTGATCCGCCACGACCGCGGTCTCCGCATCGCCATGCAATGCGACGGCGACATCACGCACTTTGACGCCACGAATCCCGCCGCAAGATCCTTCGTCTGGAGTAAGGCAAAGTCGCACTACTACGATAAAGGCATCCGGATCTTCTGGCTTGATGAGGCAGAACCCGAATACTCCATCTACGACTTTGATATCTACCGCTACCACGCGGGCAGCAACATGCAGATCGGAAACACTTATCCCAAGGAGTATGCGCGAGCCTTCTATGAAGGCATGCAAACTGCAGGGCAGACAAACATCGTCAACCTGCTCCGCTGCGCCTGGGCAGGAAGCCAGAAATACGGCGCTCTCGTCTGGAGCGGCGACATCGCCTCGTCGTGGTCGTCGTTCCGCAATCAGCTCTCGGCGGGCCTAAATATGGGCATTGCAGGAATTCCCTGGTGGACGACAGACATTGGGGGCTTCCATGGCGGAAACCCGGACGATCCTGCCTTCCGCGAGTTGTTTACCCGTTGGTTTCAATGGGCCACATTCTGTCCCGTAATGCGACTACATGGGGATCGGGAACCCAAACCAGAGGACCAGCCGACTGCTCCCGGCGCAGACAATGAGATTTGGTCGTATGGCGAGGAGGTGTACGAGATCTGCAAGCGGTACATCTTCATTCGCGAGAAGCTGAGACCGTACACGAGAGCGCTGATGAAGGAGGCACATGAGAAGGGGACGCCCGTCATCAGAACCCTGTTTTACGAGTTCCCGGACGATAAGAAGAGTTGGGAGGTCGATTCGGAGTATCTTTTCGGGGCGCAATACCTTGTCGCCCCAGTTTTGGAGGCAGGACAGCGGAGAATCTCTGTTTACTTGCCGGCGGGTGCGTCATGGAGGGTTTGGAATGGAGATAATGGTGGCGAGAACGCAGTCTACGAGGGAGGACAAGATGTCCAAGTCGACTGTCCTATTGAGTCAATGCCTGTTTTTGTTAGAATCTAG